Within the Leptotrichia sp. oral taxon 498 genome, the region ATTAATCTGCTTTTTAATTTTCAATTTTTTATCCACAATGAAAATTTCTTTCCCTTTGTTTTTTTGAAAATATCGATAACTACTGTTTAACGGCAAATAAATTCCATTTGAAAGTTTTATAACTTTTCCTGAAATAATATTTCCGCTATAAATTTTATGTTTTGAAAAAATTTTCACAACATTATTTTTTAAATCAATATATTCGCCCTTTTGAGATTTCAAATTTCCATTTTCTTCTTCAAAATTATTTCTATTTTTTTCATAATAAAGCATAAGGCTGCTGTTTTCCTTGACTAACAAATTTTCAACTCTATAATTTCCTTCTATTTTATTTCTTGAATCAATAATTTTCCCGTTTTTATCAACCGACCATTTAAAATGATAATTTTCATTCAAAATTTCAATAGTTGAATTTTTTAATAAATCCATATCATCTATATCATCGCTTTCTAAAATTAAAAAACTCTGATTTTTTTCTAAAAGTTTTTTTGTATAATTTTGAAAAGTAAGATTCGCTAAACTCAACAAAATTATTCCAACTATTATTTTATTCCATTTTATATGCAAATAAAAAGCACCAATATAAAACTTTTTCGTCATCTGCACCCAAAATAGACTTGCCCATCTTATAAAAACCAAACTTATCCAAACTATGACAAATGTTATCCAGCTCACAAAAATCAATAAATAAATGTGATAATCCAAAACTTTAATTTGCCAGGCGATATTTAAAGAAGTCAATATCAACATTGCATAAACTGTGATTTCAAAAAAGAATTGGGAAAAATCCATTATTTTAATTTGATTATTTTTTATTTCCAAATATTTTTTTCGCTTGTAATAAAGTTTTTTTAAATTTTTTTTAGTCTTATTTTCTTCACAAACTTTTCTTAATTCCCATATTTCATTTTCTATTTTTTTTAACATCATAAATTTAAACTTCTTTAAACGAACATCATTTTTCAAATATTTATTTTCATTTCGCATAAGTTTTACTTTTGTAGAAATAATATAAGAAACTATAACCTTATATAAAATTTTTAAAACCTTTATGATTTCTTGCATTTTTTTCCTCCTTTTTTATTTTTTGTTTTTTATTTTTAATTTTTTACTTTCTATAATTTTTTATATTATATAAAAAAGACTGGCACAAGTCCAGTCTTAAATATCAGAATATTTTTATTTATCTAATTTTTACAGCCAACTGCTTTTATACATTCTATAATCCATTTCAGGGAAAATATTATCTCTACTTTCTATTTCAGAAATCCAGCTTTCGTCAAGCGAACCACCTTTGAAATCTTCGTAAATTTTGAATAATCTATTTACATGGTCACTTATTTTTTTATGAGCATAACCCACCATTGTTCCTGTATACATTATAAATTCCCAACAAGAAGTTTGAGCTATGAGTAATTCTCTTGCAGCTTGATTTAATGCTCTATATTCCAATTCATTGTAAGGTTCTCTTCCATTTGCAAGTTCTATCATTTTTTCTGCCGCTTTGTGTAAATGTCTATACACATAATCATTTGAACCATCTATCCAAACGTCATAATATCCATTTGCTCCCCAGCTTGACATACTTACATCTACAATTTGGTTAGTTGGATATTTTTGTAAATATTTGTATGGTGTAATTGTTGAAAAATCTGATTCTGCCGCTGCTCTAAATACCCATTCCAAGAAAATAGGACCTTCATACCACCAGTGTCCGTATAATTCTGCATCGTATGGTGAAATTACAATAGGTTTTCTATATTTCATTTTTGAAGCCAAAAATTCAATTTGTTTTGAACGGTTAAACACAAAATTGTAAGCGTGTTCTTTAGCTCTGTTATAAGCTAAATCAGGGTCATAAACAGCTTTGTAAGTACCTTTTTTATCTGTAATTGCGTGATATTTTATTCCGATATTTCTTCTTACACCGTCGCTATGTAAATAAGGTTTTACATAATCGTAGTCCAACTCATATCCAGCATCTTTATGGAACTCTCTGTATACTCCATCTCCAGGATACCCGATTTCCGAACTCCATACTTGCTCTGATGATTCCAAATCACGTGCAAATGCCGCAACATAATTTCTTGTATAAACAGGTGAATAAATACCATAAACTGGTCTTGGATCACTATGCATTATTCCGTGAGCATCAACTAAGAAGTAACGGAATCCGTGTTTTTCCAAAAACTTATCTTGTCCAGGATAATAAGCACATTCTGCAAGCCATATTCCTTTAGGTTCTCTTCCAAAGTTTTTTATGTAATCTTTTTTTGCCATATAAACCTGAGCGTTTACTGCTTCTGGATAATCTTTCATAACAGGTAAAAATCCATGTGTTGCTGTTACAGGTATAATTTCCAAATTCCCTTGATCCTGAAATTTTCTAAATGCTCCTACTAAATCTCTTCCGTATTTTTTCTCAAAGACATCTTTTGCTCTTTGGTTAAACCACAAATTATGTTCAGCAACTTTTTTCATATCAGGATAAGGTGCTAATCTTTCTAATTCTTTTTTACAAAATTCAACAAGCTTGTTGATATGTTTTAAATATCTGTTTCTCAACAAATCGTCATTCATCATATTTACAAGTGTCCCTGACATTGTTATTGTCATATTCCAAGGAATATTATCCCTTGTCAAATTGTCAAACATTTCCAAAAGCGGAATATATGTTTCAGTAATCGCTTCATATAGCCAATCTTCTTCCAAAAATTCTTCATATTCAGGGTGTCTTACATAAGGTAAATGTGCGTGCAAAACAAAACTTAAATATCCATTATTCATACTTTTTTTCCTCCATACTCAAATTTTTTATTATATATTATTTATACCACATTTTTTAACTTTTTTAAAGCCTTATTTTAAATATCTTTTTTTTTATTTACAATTTTAAGAAAATTAATAAAATATTTTTAATTTACCGCTAATAACTTTTATGTTTACATCTTGATTTCTTCCTCTTTCGCCATCAATGCTAACTCCTATTTTTTCTTCAATTTTTTTAATTTTACAGCTTTTTATTTTCAAAATTCTCACATAATCGTTGTTCATCAAATTATTATTTAACAAATCTAAAAATGTTTTTGAAATATCAAGCGGATTGTCAATATTTTTTACAATTAAAATATGTAAAAATTCATCATTTACATCTGCATTGTAAATTATTTCATCAAATCCAGCAACACTTTTTCCATTCAAAATCATAAATAAAATTGCTTTTTCTTCAATATCTTCATAATCTTTTCCATCAAAAATCTGCATTTTTAAATCAAATTTTTTTATATTTGTCAATTCTGTGAGTCCATTCAAATAATACGCAACTTTTCCAATTGTCTTTTTTAAATTTTTGTCTGTATTGTAAGAAATTTTTGAAAAAAGTCCACTGGCATAAGATGACAAAAAAATCTTTTTCCCGTTAATTAAACCAAAATCAACATACTTCGGCTCTTTTATTAAAATATTGTAAATCCAGTCATTGATGTTATTTCCTAAATTTAGTGATTTTCCAAAATCATTTGAAGTTCCAGTTGGAAAAATGGCAACTTTTGGAAACTTTATATTTTTTATATAAATCTCGCTTAAAGTTCGGCTAAGCGTACCATCTCCACCAGATAAAATTAAAATATCGTATTTTTCATTTGCTAAAATATCACAGAGTTTATTATATTTATTTATACTGTAAAAAGTTACTATAATTCCCTTTTTTAAAAGTCTAGTCACTATCAAATCGAAATTATTAAAAATTATATTCGAATTTCCAGATTTCGGATTATATACTAAAAGTGCCTTTTTTAGCTTTTTCATAAATTTTTCCTACTTTCTTCTTGAAATTTTTTGAGCATTTCTTTTATTTTTTTCAAATTTATGTTCTTCTTTTAAACCTTTTAAATTTTTTTCTTCTTTTTCTTTATTAAAAAATATACTTTTTGTTCTAAATCCTATATCGTAACCTTTTGGCTCAAACCACTGTGTTTTGCTTTTCTCAGTTTGAATTTTTTTCTCATCCTTGGTCAAATTATTTCCATTTTTTATTTTAAAATACATTTCAGGATCAACTCTATTTATAAGTCCTTTTCCTCTCATTTCAAAAGCTATCTCAAAATGTAAATGCGGTGCATGAGTTCCACTGGCATTTCCTGTTGTTCCCGTTTTTGCTATCACTTGTCCAGCTTTTACTTCATCTCCTATTTTTACTTTAACTTCACTCAGATGCGCATATCTTATGTATTTTATTGGAAGCGCAGGATTGTAATTAGGACCGTAAAGCTGTTCCCTTGCACTTTCTTTTGGCTTATAATGTTTTCTTTTTATTTTTTCTAAATCAGCCGGATTTACTTCTAGATAAAAATTTAACCCATAACCTGTTTTGTCAACATACAAATCAACAACTTTTCCATCAGCAACTGCATACACATCAGTACCAGGTTCTGCAAAAATATCAACTCCTTGGTGAACTCTTAAACCATTACTCCGAACCCTTCCAAATTTTGACCAGTCAGGATATTCTTCTCCACGAAAATTATAATATGCAAGTTGTGGATTTTTCACTGGATTAATTCTAAAAATATTGTCGTCTTCTTCAAAAACGTTATTATTTTTTTTATTTTTATTTGTACTATTAAATGTCAACACCAAAATGATAATCAATAGAACTATAAAAGCTACTACTCCTACAATTATTATATTTTTTTTATTTATAAAATTTTTACTCTCGTCCATATATAATTTTATTATTCTTCTCCTTTATTTTTAAAATGCAGCATTAAATCCTAATTTTACAGCACTATTTTTATTATCTTGCAATTCATAGGACAATTTTACTCCAAAGTTGTCTGCAACATTATATTTTAAACCAGCTTCCGCATTTACTCCACCTCTTGAATAAGATAACGGCGCAAGTTCATATCTTGTCAAATGTTCTCTTTCTCTGTGATAAGATTTTTTAGCAAATCTGCTTTCGTATTCTACATTCCCAAATAAATCAACTTTTCCAAGTGATGTTTCTCCGTAAATACCGACAGTTCCATTTGGCAAAGTTGTTGATGTTCCTGAAAAGTTAAGTTTGTCAATATCTCCTTCTTTAACTCTTGTAACTCCAAGACCAACATACGGTTTTATGTAACCGTTGTCAAATAAAAATTTGTAACCTAATTTTGTTGAAAAATCCAAAATTTTTGACTTAAATTCCGCATCACTTATAGCTCCAAGAGTCTTACTTGTTTCAAATCTATGCTTATTTGTCGAATAAAGTAAATTTCCAATTAAATCAATGTTGTCATTAAAATCATATTTTCCACTTAATCCAAGCTGATAAGATTTAATTTTTTCTTTTATATCTTCAAATTTTTCTTTGTAATAAACATTGGATGTGTCATATCCAAAAGTTGTTCCCAAAGTAAATTTACCAAAATCTTTTGATCCGTTAATTAAAACACCGTCGCTAACTGAATTATATTTTACATTGCTCTGTTTATCTTTGTATCTATCACCATTGTTATCCAAATATTGAATATCCAACTTATACTGACCATCTTTTGTTTTTTCAAGATTTTTTAATGTTGTATTTCTAGCCGATCTTGCTAAATCCAAATCGACTTTTGAACGTGGCATCTCAACTGTAACTTTTTCCGCCGCTTGATTTTCAGGTGAAAATAAACTTCCAGTTTTTGGAGTAAAGTTATTAACTGTCATCATCAGATCTTCAAAATATGTTGGCAAGTCATCGTAAGCATTCGGTGTCGCAGCAGTTGTAATATAAACCAGTCCTGCGTTTCTCTCACGAGATAATTTTATAATTTCTTCATATTGTTCAGGTGTCGCTGAATGAATAATATGATAAATTTTATTAGCATTTTCTGGATTATTTTCAAATTCAGAAGTTCTGTTGGCAAAATTATTTATATAATCACTCGCTGAAGTTTCATTTGTAAGCCAAATATCCGCATATGGTGCAATTGCATCATTAATTCCGGCACCAGGATTTCCTATTACAGTCATATTAGGATATTTAGTTTTGACATATTTATACAGATTTAACATATAATTTACTTCATTCTGATTACTTCCGTTCAAAGTTTCATCAAAAAATATACCAGAAATATTATTATTTCCATAAAACTCAACATATTTATCAATATCAGCATATACATCGTCAAGATTTCTTGTAAATCCTGTAGTTTCAACATAACCAACGCTCTTTATTCCAGCTTCGTTATTTTTTTGAATCTGTTTAGTAAAATTGTCATTTACTTGAGTATCAGGTCCATTATTAGGATTTATAATTGCATAAGGAATTTTTCCAGCACCATTTTTCGCAACACTTTCCCAATATGGATCTCCGTCTGATGGAGCATGATAAGTAGGCATAAGGAATGTTTGATTTTTAAGTGGTGTTTCTTCGGCTCTATGTTTTTTTGCAAAGCCGCCTTTATATTCGACATTAATTTGAATTAGATCAGGGTCTTCACTGTAATTATTTCGAAATTTTCTGCTGTTATTATTTCTTTTATAATTATAACTAGATATTTCCGAATCTTTAGAAGCAATATTTTCTAAATTTTTTGGAGAATCTATAGCAGCTTTTTCATTATAATAATTCTCTTTTTCTTGCTTTACATCAACTGTTTGATTTTTATTTTTTTTACTTTCAGCTCTTTTATTTTCAAATTCTTTTACACTAATTTTTTCAATTTCAAAATTTTTATTTTCATCGTTATTTTCAAGTTCATCTTTATTTGAGACAACATTTTCCTCTTCAGTAGCAGTAGAGATGTCATTCATTTCACTATTGCTGTTATCTATTGGTTTTCCATAACTTATTCCTGCGACTCCAGCCATAATACATGGAATTATTTTTTTTAATTGACTTTTCATCGTTGAATTCTCCTTTTCGCATAATTTTTTTATTCTAATTTTTTCTCAGTTATAAAATAACATAAATTTCGCAAAAAGTAAATAAATATTTTTAATTAACATTTTAGTTTCAAAAAATTAACTAATTTTTACTATTTTTCCTTTTTTATCTGCTACTTTAATTTTTTTTATAATTATTATTTTAATTCTTAATATAATTACATCATATTTTTCTTATTAATCCACAACTATGACAACTTTCCCATTCGCCATATTCCCTTCCAAAAATTTATGTGCATCTGCAATTTCAGCTAATGAGAAAACTTTTGAAATTTTAGGTCTGATCGAATGTTTTTCAAGAAAATCAAACATTTCATTAACTGTATCTTTATTGACATTTGTGCTGTCAAATGAAGTTAAATACGACTCTGAAATGATGTCTACCAATGGCTCAAAATCTTCAATTATCCAGCCTCCAAGACATCCTGTCATACAGACGATTCCACCTTGCTTTACTGATTTTAGTGACGATTTCAAAGTTGGTCTTCCAATTAATTCTAAAACTTTATCCACGCCATCTGGGAATAATTTTTTCAAATTTTCATCAAAATTTTCATCTCCAACAATCACTTCGTCTGCACCTTTTTCCTTCAAAAACTGCTTTTTAGATGCACTTCTGCTCGTAGCGACAACTTTTACATTGATAGCTTTTGCCAGCTGAATAGCTGCTAATGCCACCGAACCTGTTCCACCTCGAACTAAAAGTGTTTCTCCTTCCTTTAATTTCAAACTTTTAAAAAGTGAGCCATACGCTGTATAATAAAGTTCTGGATACGCTGCAATTTCTGACCAGAAAATATTTTCTTCTGTGATTTCCAAATTTTTTGAAAATCTTTCTTTTAACAATTCTTTACTTTTTAATTTGATATTTTTGAAAAAATCTTTTTCATCAGGCAATCTATAAACCTGATTTTTGGGAATCAAAATATATTCTGCATAACTTCCGTCAAATTCTCTTCCCATGCCATTCATCATCGAAAAAACTTTGTCGCCTTTTTTAAAATTGCTGTTAGACGGCTCTTCCACAATGCCGACACACTCAATCCCAATTACTCTTGGAAGTTTTACCGATGGCGAATTTCCTTGACGAGTAAAAATTTCCGCTCTATTTATTCCAAATGCCCTTATTTTCACAAGAATCCAGTCCTCTTTCACTTCTGGAATTGGTACATTTTTTATTTTCATTTCTTCAGCAGTACACGGTTTTTCAAGCACCATTGCCTTCATAAATTTTCTTTCCATAAATTTTAACTTCCTTCCTTTTGTTTTTTTATTTTTAAAACTTTTTATCATTTTTATAAAAAATATTTGACTTTTTTATTACTATATGGTAATATAAACTTACGATATAGTAATATTTTTATATAAATATATTATCATATAGTAATAATTTTGTAAAGGAGGAAATCTATGAAATCAAACTCTGGATTTTATATAGGCAGAATAAAACAAGTAAATACTAGACTTTTGAATAAATTTTTGGCGCAAAAAAATATAACGGCGTTTAATGGGGAACAAGGTCGAATCTTACATGTACTTTGGGAAAATGATGGGATCAGTAACAGAGAATTGTCGAAAAAATCTGGTCTTGCTATGAGTTCGCTTACAACGATGCTTGAGCGGATGGAAGAAAAAAATTTATTAATACGAAAATTTTGTCCGACTGATAAACGGAAAATTTTAATTTTTTTGACGGATTATGCAAAATCCTTGAAAAGTGAATATGATGAAATTTCTGATAAAATGAACGAAATCTCTTTTGAAGGAATTTCAGATGAGGAACGATTGGCTTTTGAGGCAACTTTAGAAAAAGTTTTGTATAATTTTGAGAAGGCTGAACAAAAATTTAATAAAAAATAATTTAAAATACTGAACAAAATTTGAAATTTATAAAATTTATAAAAATTTATTTGGTATTTAACTGGAGGTAAATGAATGATAGAATTTATCAATGTTGGAATGACTTATCCAAATGGGAATATTGGATTAAAAAATATAAACTTGACTATAAAGGAGTCTGAAATTACGGTTTTTATTGGACCATCTGGGAGCGGGAAAACTACGCTTTTGAAAATGATTAATCGATTGGAGGATAATACGACTGGGGAAGTGAAAATTAATGGAAAAAATGTAAAGGATTATAATATTCACAAAATGCGTTGGGATATTGGATATGCTTTGCAGCAAGTGGCACTTTTTCCGCATATGACAGTTGAAGAAAATATTGCGATTGTGCCTGAATTGAAAAAATGGAAGAAAGAAAAAATTGATGCGAGAATTAATGAATTGTTAATTATGGTTGGACTTGAACCTGAAAAATATCGAAAAAGAAATCCTTCAGAATTGTCTGGTGGAGAAGCACAAAGAGTTGGAATTGCCAGAGCTCTAGCCGCTAATCCAAAAATTATTTTGATGGATGAGCCGTTTAGTGCGTTAGATCCCATCACTCGTGCAAATTTACAGGAAGATGTGAAAAAACTTCAGAAACAAATTCACAAAACAATTGTTTTTGTAACTCACGACATTGAAGAAGCATTTTTATTGGGGGATAAAATTTGTATTATTCAAGACGGCGAGTTAGTTCAAGCTGGAACAAAACACGAAATAATCTCAAATCCTAAAAATGATTTTGTGAAAAAATTTATAGCTATTAAAAAGAAAGAAGGTGAAATTTATGAATAAATTAATTTTGACTTTTTTAGAAAAAAAAGACGAACTTTTTAGTGGAATCGTAGAACATATTCAAATTTCTTTTATCGCACTAATAATTGCTCTAATTATTGCCATTCCACTAGGAATTTATTTAAGCTATCACAAAAAATTAGCGAACATTGTTATTGCGATTAACGGCGTTATTCAAACTATACCGTCTTTAGCGATTTTAGCACTTTTAATACCAATCGTTGGAATTGGAAGAAAACCAGCGATAATCGCCTTAATACTTTATGCTCTGCTTCCAATTTTACACAATACTTACACTGGTATTACTGGCGTAGATCCAATGTATATGGTAACTTCAAGAGCTTTAGGAATGAATAAATTTCAGCAACTTACAAAAGTTCAGCTTCCCCTGGCTATGCCTGTAATAATGACAGGAGTTAGAACGGCTGCTGTTTTGATTATTGGGACTGCCACATTGGCTTCACTTGTTGGAGCTGGAGGGCTTGGAAAACTGATTTTGCTCGGTCTTGATAGAAATAATAACTACTTGATTTTGTTAGGAGCAATTCCTGCTGCTTTACTTGCGATTTTATTCGATTTCATCTTTAAGCAATTGGAAAAATTGAGTATCAAAAAAATATTAATTTTCCTAATTTTAATCACATTTGCATGTCTTTTTGGGTCAATTAGCAGTTTTAATAATACAAAAAAAGATAAATTGATAATTTCTGGAAAACTTGGTTCAGAGCCAGAAATATTGATAAATATGTATAAAATTTTGATTGAAGAAAATAGTAAACTTGACGTTGAGTTAAAACCTGGACTTGGAAAAACTTCATTCGTATTCAATGCTTTGAAAAATGGCGATATTGATATTTATCCTGAATTTTCAGGAACCGCAGTTTTCACTTTTTTGAATGAAACTCCTGTGAATAATAATGCCGAAGATGTTTTCAATCAAGCAAAAAAAGGTATGGAAACTAAATTTAAAATGGTTATGTTAAAACCTATGAAATATAACAATACTTATGCAATCGCTGTTAGCAAGAAATTTGCCAATGAAAATAATTTGAAGACGATTTCTGATTTGGTGAGAGTAAAAGATAAAATAAAAGCTGGATTTACAAGAGAATTTAATGACCGTGAAGATGGTTATCTTGGACTTAAAAAATTGTATCAGTTTGAAATTCCGAATATTAAAGAATTCGAGCCAAAACTTCGTTATGTTGCTGTTCAAAGTGGCAATATTAACTTGGTTGACGCTTATTCTACTGACCCCGAACTTGCTCAGTATAATATGGTTATTTTAAAGGATGATAAATATTTATTCCCGCCATATCAAGGTTCTCCAATGATGCGTGAGGAAACTTTGAAAAAATACCCTAAATTGAAAGAGATTTTGGAAAAATTGAGTGGCAAAATTTCAGATGAAGAAATGTCAACAATGAATTACCGTGTTTCTGTGAAAGGTGAGAGAGCGGAAGATGTTGCTAGAGAATATTTAAGAAATGCTGGAATTATTAAAAAATAGAAAATTAGTAGGTTAGTTATAAAATAAAAAAATTAGTCGGATGAAAATTCGGCTTTTTTTTATTTATTAGAAAATAAATTTGGTTTTTATTACTTTCTTTTATAAAAAAAATATAAAATATAAAAGTTGACATTTAATTTATAATTAAGTAAAATAATATTAATTCATTAAATTTTTTAGCAGCTATTGATTTCATAGCTAAATTTGTAATTAAGATGCAACATATTTATAAAATGTAAAAATCTAAAAAAGGAGATAATTAGTGAAAATTTTAATAAGAATAATACAATTTATGTTAAATGAAATTGTTGAAATTTTTAGTTCTGTTTGGATATTTTTAATGGGGATTGGATTTTATGTAATATTGCCAATTTTAACTTTTTTTGCTTTTCTTGCTCTGATTATCGGGAAAAATTGGAATGGATTTATCGGCATTTTACTTTTTACTTTTATTGCTTGTGCAGTTTTTGGGATTATCAAATTTATTCAGGTATTTTTGAATTTTATTTTAGGATTTTTTTTGAATGAAAGTGAAGAAAATAAGAGAATTTACAAAGAATATAAGCAATGGTATGAAAGCGTAAGAAATCAAGAATATGAAAGAAGAAAAAGAACTCAGGAAGAATACCAAAGACAACAACATAACAAACAAAATAACAGCAATTCACGTTTCAATTACAAAAGTACGAATGATAATGGAATTATTCAAAAATTTGAAAAATATCTTGATTTTCTGGGAATTGATAAAAATGGGGAAATTACTGATAGGATTATACACAAAGCATTTTTAAAGAAAATGAAAGTAGTTCATCCAGATAAGAATATCGGTAAGGATACTACAGCTCAGGCTCAAGAAATAAAAGCGATGGAGGACTTCTTAAAGGAACAACTTGAATATTATTTAATGCAAAAGGAGAAAAAATAATGATTTTGAAAAATTATAAATATATAAATTTAGCTTATCCAGTTAGACTACTTATTTTTCTGATTTGTATTTCCGTGCCAATTATTTTAAAATTTGAAGTATTTATTATTGGTATTTGTTTTGTAGTTTCTGTTTTTATTATTTTTGGTACTAATGCTTGTGAAAAGGCAATC harbors:
- a CDS encoding J domain-containing protein — protein: MKILIRIIQFMLNEIVEIFSSVWIFLMGIGFYVILPILTFFAFLALIIGKNWNGFIGILLFTFIACAVFGIIKFIQVFLNFILGFFLNESEENKRIYKEYKQWYESVRNQEYERRKRTQEEYQRQQHNKQNNSNSRFNYKSTNDNGIIQKFEKYLDFLGIDKNGEITDRIIHKAFLKKMKVVHPDKNIGKDTTAQAQEIKAMEDFLKEQLEYYLMQKEKK